A segment of the Candidatus Protochlamydia naegleriophila genome:
CCAGGTTTGATCTAAAACTTGGCTGAAGATGGCGCCATGTCTCTTCAATGAAGACTCACTTTCACGAACTAATGTTTTGTATTCGATATAAACTAAAAAGCGTTTTATACCAAAACCAAAAACACCTGATTGAGGCTAAAGATGCCTTTCTCAAGGCTTGAAATCGAAAGCAGTGATGAATTGAATTTGTTTTTAATGAACTGAAAATTAATTATTTATGTTGCTTTTGAGAAAGAGGGATTCGGATACACAAAGCCGGGTATCCGACATGTACATTTCAATTTTGCTGCGTGGCCGGAGTGCTTTAGCGCCTTGAGTGAGCTTGTTCTAAACGGTCTAGTTTGGTTTCTTTTCCATTTGTTTGTACTGTTTGCGCCTTCTCGTAGCTTTCTATTAAAGCGCGATAAGGGGGGACAAGATGATCAACCATGATTGCGGAAAAGTCCATGGCATCTGGGCGGTTCCATGTATTCATCAGCTCTGCGAGGACAGCGAACGTATCGATAGGAATGGCTCCTGCTTGGACAACGCGGGCTAAAGTAATATCTGTTGCCATCTTGCTCCAGTTTCCTGATGCGTCAACAATGGTAAAGACTTTGTACCCTTTAGTGAGTGCGCTAAGGGCAGGAAATGCCATGCAAACACTTGTGAGTGTGCCAGCAATCAGAAGAGTTTTGCGCTTTGTATCTTCTATAGCCTTGACCCATGCAGGATTATCCCACGCATTGATTTGGCCAGTGCGAGGAATGTAGACGGCATCGGGATTATGCTGATGAATTTCAGGAATGAGAGGGCCATTGGGGCCATCTGGTACAGATGCCGTTGTGAAGGTCGGCATATCTGCAAGATAAGCCATTTTAGCTAGGGCTGTGACATGTGAGCGAAGAACAGGCAATTCAATATCTCTGACTAGTTGGAATAGACCGCTTTGGTGGTCGATCAGAAGCATAACAGCGTCTTTTGCGTCGATCATCCAATTATTGGTTTGAGTCATGGCTCCTCCTTGTAGTTACTTGGCTACCATCCGTAACAAATTACCTTTAATTTATCTATATATTATTTTAAAATTTCAGGTTTTGCAGAAATAAAAACAGTATGATGAACGTTAGCGCGCGATGCGCATGCACATTGCCTAGTGAGAAGTTGCGAGGGATTGATTTGGTGCTTTTCTAAAAGTCTGCATGCTCAAGGCAACGCCGCCTAAAATGACCGCGATGCCTGCGGTTTCTAAAGAAGAGGGAAAGCGCTGCTGAACGATGTAGACGTAGATTAGTCCGAAAATGGTTTCGAAAATGGTCAATTGACCGGCTAAAGAGAGGGGCAAGTCCTGGCTTCCCCGGTTCCACAAGTAGGCTCCGATCCACGAGCAGCAAAATCCTAGCACGAAGCTGCCAATCAAGAACCGTTGTAGGGCTTCATTTAAGACGAGATATTTCCTTAGCGCTCCTGAATCTGCAAAAAAGAGTGCGACTCCACCGATTAATACCACCCAAACAAGCGTCCCGGCTCCGATGAGGGTTGCCCAATCGCTTGAAGGAAGCTGCGGATTTTGTTTGAGGAATTTAGCATTGGAAAGCACGTACCAGTTCCAGGCAACAAGGGATAGGAGGCCGCAGCCGAGTCCGAACAGGTAATGTAGAGGGGAGGCGACTGAGCTGTCATTAAAGGCTGGATAATTGACGAGCAAGAGTCCGGCACCAATCAGGAGGCTTGGGAAAATGAGCTTTTTGAAGGAACACTCTTTATGCTGCCAGTTTCCATAAAAGGCGAGAGTAATGGGACTCATGCCTAGCAGCAGTGTGATAACGGCCGCATTTGAATAGCGCAGGCCCAGCACCAGCGAAAAGTAGTAAAGGACGTTGACGATTAATGCGTAATTTAAAGCTTGTTTCCAAATAGATAAAGGAATGGCAAGCCACTTTTTAATCCCTTGAACGAGCATGAAGCAAAGCGAAATTAGGCCGAAAAAGAAATAGCGGCCAAGTGCTACTTCAATCGGGCTGAATCCGGTCAAAAGTTCGGGAATAACAAAAATAAGGCCCCATACAAAACAGGCCATTAAAACGAGTGCAATTCCCTTAGACATAGTATCTTAATTAGAAAAAAAAGTGATGATAAACAAGATTATCATGATTTAATTTTGTTAATCAATAAGATTAATAAAATTAAAATCGATTTATTTTGGTTTTTGACATTAAAGAGCTTTGCTAGTTTTATTGTTTTTAGATTCAGGTTAAAAATATTTTTAACGGGCGCTGTTTTGGAGTTTAAGCGATGATTCGACACTCTTTTTCCTCTTCTATTAAAGACTTAGCTGAAAGCATGCAAAAGGGAATGGAGTCCTTTCTTGAGAGGATTCAAAAGCAACAGGCCTTGTATGCGCGCTTGGTGGAGGAATATGGGCAGGTAAAGGAGTCGATTTGTCATTTGGCTCAAAGTGGCTATGAAAGGGAGGTCATAGAGTTATTCGGTCCTTCGCTTTCTCAGAAAAAAGCAAAGGTTGATTTGACAGCTATTTATGGAGCGGCTTTTCACCCTAAAACGCAGTCTCTGGTTGTAGCCAATCATGGAGCCACACTCCTGTGTTCATCGCCTCTTAGCCAGACTCCTTTTCTTTTAAGGCAGATTGGGTGCAGCGTCTACCGTCCGGGGCTTGGAGAAGAGATCGTCAACATTGGTTTAGTGGGCAATATTTATGAAGGAGATGTTATTTTGCGTAGTGAATCTGCCTGCATCCCTTCTTTCTTATTTGGTTCGCAGCGGTGCAATTGTTGTTATCAATGGGCAAGCATGCGAGAACTGGCATCCTATCTAAACCCCGTGCAGCCGCCTGTTTTGGATTCGCAATCGATGGAGGAATGGATTCGATCGCAGTTCACTTTGGAGGAAGGCCGTCATTTGCCCATTCAAAAAGGGCCGGGACTAGTTCTCATGCATTTGGATTCGCAAAGTGGAATGGGAAGCGGCTTTTCGCCCTATGAATTTGCCTACGATCTGTATGGCAGAGCTTTAATGCGGCAATTGGGAGAAAATACGGCAGAGCAGTGTTTTGATCTCACCATCAAACAGGGATACGAGGCGCTTGGATTGCAAGCAGATGGACGTTTAGGGCAGTATGAAGCAGGTTATCAGCTTCCTGCTATTTTGCTTGATTGGCTGCAATGCAGTCGTTCGATTGTGTGCTTATCTAATAATCGGCATAAACTCAATCAGTTGGTACAAAATGGCTACGAAGTGACGCGCGCCAAGTCTTTGGGAATGGTGAATGTGGCAGGTGCGCGTGAAGCCAATCAGAGAGGATCTGATTTTCAACACATGGACATCGATGGCACATCGATTTCTTTTAAAGAGGAGATTGAGCGTTTGAAGTCAGTTTTTGGCCCGTCAAAAGGCTTAATTAAGGAGTAGGAGCAGGCTGTATGAGACAGATGTTGTATGTTTTTTTTCTCTTATGCGTGTGCACTGTAGATGCTTTTGAGAAGCAATTTGACCGATTGCCCACCTACTTTAAGTATACCGAGCAAGAATTGGCCCCTTTAGCCCCTTTGCAATCGACCAGGCAAATGACTCAGAGCGAATTGAGCAGATGGGATAGGGCTAGCCTAGACTTGATCTATCAAGAGAAGGCGGAAGAAGATGCAGCCCGCATCACGGCTTATCTCTATGTTGCCCAACGGGAGGCGGCTTATCTGTCTTATAGGCTTAAGCATTGTTTTGCAGGATCTTTAGACCCGATATCAAAGAAAGCTTTGGGGTTATTCTTTCCTTTTTTAAGTGCTCGTCAATTGCCTGAAGAGGATCCTTATTCGAACATGCTTGCAGAGATTGTTTTAGCCAAGTTGAAAGCAAGATTGGATGAGGAAAATCATCGAACTAGGTTTTATGATAGAAAAACAGGAGAGGAGTATTGGTCTGGAAAAAGCCCCTACGTCGGTTTTTCGACAGCCTCTTGGAAGCCGTGGATCATTAAATCTGCCCATCAATTTAGACTGCCTCCGCCTCCTTCTTTGAACGATCCCTTTTGGAAAGAGCAAATCCAAGCTGTAAAAGAGGCTGGCCGTTCGATTACAGCAGAACAGAGGCGGGCTGTCTATGTTTGGGCCGGGATAGGAAAAGGGGCTTTGCAAACGGGAAACTGGGTCAAGATCGCCAATGAATATATGTGGAATCAGAACGTTGAATTTTCATCTCTGCTATTTATCCGTTCGATCTTGGCTATGGGCATTGAAGATAGCACCCTTGCGGCTTTTGACTCCAAATATACCTATTGGATAAAGCGCCCTCACATGATGGACGGCTCCATTCGTCCGCTCATTCCCGTGCCCAATCATCCTACCTATCCTTCTGCCCATTCTGTCATATCGGCCACATCAGCCGCTATTTTGACGTATTTTTTTCCCCAAGCGAGGACATTGTGGATGGATTTGGCTAAAGAGGGAGGAGGATCCAGAATTTGGGGCGGCATTCACTTTCCAATCGATAACGAAGCGGGTTTTATTTTGGGGGAGAGGGTTGGGGAAGCTGTCATTGAGTCTGTCTCTGTACAGGATGAGAAGATTTTGCATGGCTTAAAGCCTAAGTAAAAGAAGTCCTTCTGATGTGTGCTATTTAGCTTGTGCTGGTGCTTATCCCTGATCGATTATGGAGAAGGGAGATTCAATCTTTTTTGCCTAATCTATGGACTATTTTGCAAAATATGGCGCAAAATAATTCTTTGATATTTTAATCCACGTTCATGAATTAGATTATTTACAGTTTTTGGAGTGGCATTTTTACCTATAATGGTAAATTGATGTTTCTGCATTTTTTCTGAAAACGTCACTGTTTTTTTTAGACCCTTAACTTTATCATCGCCATGTTTAGCTTGATATTCTTCTAAAAGTTCTTTGTTTTGTGTCACAGTCATCATTTCGATTGGCATGTTTAAGGACTTAACAGTTATCATATCAGATATAATATTAGAATCTTCTGGCTCTTTTTCCAGATTAGGATCTTGTGCAGGGACTGATTTAGATAGATATTGAAAAATATCTGGATGATTGGAGCATTGAACAATATCTCTTAAACAAAAAACAGGACAACTTGTTGGATCACGCTGGCGTCCGCTGCCTCCACTATAAAACGCAATATCTGGTGTTTTTATTATCTGAGCGAAGTATACAGTAATGGGTATGGAGGAAAAGTCGCCTGCTGCATCCGAATGTAGAACATTCCATCCTTTTTCTGTTTTTTCAGCATAAATAGGTGTCATGTGATTTGTAAAAGGAGAGGGAAATTCGCTACGGCATCGCACAATAAAACTAAACTTGGAGCCTGCTTGGGCAGACTGAATCCCTTCCCATTTTTGTATAAAATCAGCAATATCATTGCAAACAAAACAATCAACCTTTAAAGATCCTTTTTCTTTTAGATAATCCACTAAGATTTCAACACCCTTAGGTGCTAGGATGGGATTGTCATTGTGCAAGGTCATATACTCTTTTACTTCTGGAAATTTCTCTATTAAATTTTGGAAAATAAAAGCCGTCTCTTGATTGGAAAGACGAGGAGCAACTTTTCGTAAAATTTCGGGAATTAAATCCGCTAATTTTTGCTTGGGAATTTTTGATAAAAGATCTTGAAATGCTTCTTTATCTTTTTTATTAACAGCGTCGAGCAATTTTTCATATTCGGGTGTTAAGGATAAATCAAGCTCTTCTTTCAATGCCTCTTCAATAACAGGCGTGGGGATTTGACTAACAGCAGCATTAGCCTTTAGTAATTCAGGGGATGTCTTTTTACTTTTTGCTATGGTATTGTCTGCGGTAGGTGAGGTCGAAGGGTCGGTAGTTTCTGCTTTTAGGGGATTTTTATCTTTTTTAAAGTATTCTTGTATGGATTCTTTTAAATCCTTAAAAAATAAAGATATTTTTTCAAATATGTTCGTTACAAAATCTTTAATTTTTTGAACACAGGTCATCTTGGAATTATTGGCAGAAATACGATGCCTATTTAAATGTCCTAACTTATCTGTATCAAAATTGTAATTATTTGTATTATTTGCTTTTATGTCTAAGGGATTTGTTATATTATTCATAATAAATCTCCTAATATTTCAATATTATTATATTATAGTTTTAATAATATTGTATATATCTAATTTTAACAGTTTTCAAACTTCTAGCAAGCTCTACAAACGATTAGATTTTGCAGCTGTAAGCTTAGGTGGACTTAGGTTAAGAGAGTGATTTGGCCGAGATGAGGCTTGGTAAAGAACAGTCAGATATCGAGTAGCTGGGGGTTGACTTTTGTTAGCAAAAAATCGATGAAGTGGCGGATTTTAGGTGTCAAGTAACGATTCTGCAGATGATAGAGATAAATGGGATAGATCTCTTGGTTATAAGGCTTTAAGACTTCGACTAGCGTTCCTTCTTTCAAGGCTTGTTCAACCATATAGTAGTGGAGTTTGACGATGCCAATTCCCTGCAGCGCGCACGTGAATAGGGATGCTGCGTCGTTAAGGCGTAAGAATGGATCGAGGTGGATATGCATCTCCTCTCCAAAAGTTAGCAGATGATCGGGTGTTCGCATGCTGTGTGTCAAATAGCGATGTTCTATCAGGTCTAGAGGCTTTTGCGGGATGCCAAATTGCTGGAGGTAGGTAGGCGAGGCACAAAGGACGTAGCGGGTTTTGCTGATAGTCCTTTGAATGACTTCGGGAGGACCCGAAATGGACATCCCGATAACAATGTCAATCTCTTCTTTGGCAGCATCGGGAATGCGCTCGCCCAGTTGAACATTCAGTTTGATTTTGGGATAGGCTTGAATGAATTCACCGAGATGAGGCACCACATACTGCTCGCCAAAATAGCGGCTGCAGAAAAGAGTGAGGGTTCCAATAGGCTCTTTACGCAGGGTCAGAGCCAGATTTTCCATTTCGTCGAGTTTGTTTAAGATTTCCTTCGACTGCTTGTAGTAGTGCTCTCCAGTCTCTGTCAAGCGTAAGCGCCGCGTCGTCCGTTCGATCAATTTGATTCCCACTTCTTCTTCAAGAGCCGACATTTGCTTGCTAATGGCGGCCCTCGATAATTTCATCTGGTCAGCCACAGCCACAAAGCTATTGGCTTCGACCACCTTCACAAAAGTTTGCAATCGCTCGATTGATGGCATCAATGACCTATTGGTGATAAAAAGTTAACAATAGTTGAATTTCACCTATATTGTAAAATGAAAATCGATTTTTTATACTAGAGGGCGACTTTAAACAGGAGGAAGACAATGGCAAACGATAAGGCGCAAGCATCACTTTCGCTCGTTTTAATTATATTATTATTAGGGTTTCCCCAGATTAGTGAGACGATTTACACCCCTTCTTTGCCCGATTTAGCCCACTCTTTAGGTGTATCGAGCCAGTGGGCGGAGTTTACCTTGAGCATATATTTCATGGGATTTGCTTTAGGAGTCGCAGGATGGGGGGTGGTTGCCGATTATGCGGGGAGGCGGCCAGCCTTATTGATGGGGCTGCTTTTGTATTGTGTGGGAAGTGTTGGTTGCTATCAGGCGGGAGAGATAGGGACTTTATTGGCTTGCCGTTTTATACAGGCATTTGGAGCAAGTGCTGGGTCGGTTGTGACGCAAACAATGATGCGCGATCTCTATAGCGGCGCCAAGCGGGGCAAAATTTTTTCGGTTGTAGGGGGCGCTTTGGCATTTTCACCAGCCATTGGCCCTTTGATTGGGGGCTTAGTGGATCAGTTTGCCGGCTGGAGAGGAAATTTTGTTGTATTAGTGGCAATGGGGCTGGGGTTGCTCGTTTATTGTTACCGCCTTTTGCCTGAGACGAAAAGCACGGCTGCACTCTCATTGGCCTCCTTTAAACAAGTTGCCAGGCAATTTGTGGGCGACAGGCGCTTATATGGATACGTGACTCTGATCGGTTGCAGCAATGGGATCATTTTTAGCTTTTATGCTGAGGCTCCTTTTATTTTCATCGAGTACATGCATTATACGCCTGGTCAGTATGGTCTTATGGGATTGGCGATTGCAGGTTCGAATATTGTAGCTTCCTACCTCTCTCACCGCTTGAATCATCGCTTGATCAGGCCGGAAAGCATTATGCTTGTGGGGTGCCTGATCATCTTGACGGCCTCGTTGGGCCTCTCGGTTTGGGGATATTGGAAGCTGTTTGCTCATTCGCCTGCTATCCATCTGGCCATTTTAGTTGGTTGCATTGCTCTGCTCTTTTTTGGAATTGGGCTCCTGATTCCCAATGCTCTATCCCAATCGCTAATCGATTACCAGAAAGCCGTGGGTACGGCAGGTGCTTTGCTTGGCTTGCTTTACTATCTGCTGATTGCAGGCCTCACATTTTTAATGGGCTATTTGCATAATGGCAGTATTGTGACCATGCCCCTATTCTTTTTGGGCTTGTCGGGAATCATGCTAATGGCGTTTTACGCATGGGTTGAAGTAAGGGTGAACATAGTTGCTAATATCTAAGGCCGCTTGCTCAAGCCTTTATTTTGATTCAGGGCTTATAGAGCCTCTAAAAGCTGGCCAAAAGAAAGGATTATCCTTTTTTGGCCAGTTGCTGTCTATGCAATTTCTTTGTAAAAGCCCCTTCTTTCATAGTGTAAAATTATTTATTTGATTTATAATAAGAAAGGGTTTTCCCGTGACTTTTACTTTATAAAATATTTTTTAAATTCACGCCTTGACAGCGTTCTAACTAATTGTTGGAAAATGACGTAGAGTTTTTGACTTTTTTATAAAAAAGCGATAAAATGTCTTCTTAAATAATTGTGGCATGGTTCTGTTTTCTCACTTTTTCCATTTGTCTATTCAATCAAAAAATTGGGTAGGAGGAAGGGGGGGGGAGGGATCGAATGTGTACTAGAAGCAAGTCTAATGAGTGGGGTTTTAAATGAATAACGAAA
Coding sequences within it:
- a CDS encoding DMT family transporter — its product is MSKGIALVLMACFVWGLIFVIPELLTGFSPIEVALGRYFFFGLISLCFMLVQGIKKWLAIPLSIWKQALNYALIVNVLYYFSLVLGLRYSNAAVITLLLGMSPITLAFYGNWQHKECSFKKLIFPSLLIGAGLLLVNYPAFNDSSVASPLHYLFGLGCGLLSLVAWNWYVLSNAKFLKQNPQLPSSDWATLIGAGTLVWVVLIGGVALFFADSGALRKYLVLNEALQRFLIGSFVLGFCCSWIGAYLWNRGSQDLPLSLAGQLTIFETIFGLIYVYIVQQRFPSSLETAGIAVILGGVALSMQTFRKAPNQSLATSH
- a CDS encoding isochorismatase family protein — its product is MTQTNNWMIDAKDAVMLLIDHQSGLFQLVRDIELPVLRSHVTALAKMAYLADMPTFTTASVPDGPNGPLIPEIHQHNPDAVYIPRTGQINAWDNPAWVKAIEDTKRKTLLIAGTLTSVCMAFPALSALTKGYKVFTIVDASGNWSKMATDITLARVVQAGAIPIDTFAVLAELMNTWNRPDAMDFSAIMVDHLVPPYRALIESYEKAQTVQTNGKETKLDRLEQAHSRR
- a CDS encoding LysR family transcriptional regulator is translated as MPSIERLQTFVKVVEANSFVAVADQMKLSRAAISKQMSALEEEVGIKLIERTTRRLRLTETGEHYYKQSKEILNKLDEMENLALTLRKEPIGTLTLFCSRYFGEQYVVPHLGEFIQAYPKIKLNVQLGERIPDAAKEEIDIVIGMSISGPPEVIQRTISKTRYVLCASPTYLQQFGIPQKPLDLIEHRYLTHSMRTPDHLLTFGEEMHIHLDPFLRLNDAASLFTCALQGIGIVKLHYYMVEQALKEGTLVEVLKPYNQEIYPIYLYHLQNRYLTPKIRHFIDFLLTKVNPQLLDI
- a CDS encoding vanadium-dependent haloperoxidase — translated: MRQMLYVFFLLCVCTVDAFEKQFDRLPTYFKYTEQELAPLAPLQSTRQMTQSELSRWDRASLDLIYQEKAEEDAARITAYLYVAQREAAYLSYRLKHCFAGSLDPISKKALGLFFPFLSARQLPEEDPYSNMLAEIVLAKLKARLDEENHRTRFYDRKTGEEYWSGKSPYVGFSTASWKPWIIKSAHQFRLPPPPSLNDPFWKEQIQAVKEAGRSITAEQRRAVYVWAGIGKGALQTGNWVKIANEYMWNQNVEFSSLLFIRSILAMGIEDSTLAAFDSKYTYWIKRPHMMDGSIRPLIPVPNHPTYPSAHSVISATSAAILTYFFPQARTLWMDLAKEGGGSRIWGGIHFPIDNEAGFILGERVGEAVIESVSVQDEKILHGLKPK
- a CDS encoding multidrug effflux MFS transporter yields the protein MANDKAQASLSLVLIILLLGFPQISETIYTPSLPDLAHSLGVSSQWAEFTLSIYFMGFALGVAGWGVVADYAGRRPALLMGLLLYCVGSVGCYQAGEIGTLLACRFIQAFGASAGSVVTQTMMRDLYSGAKRGKIFSVVGGALAFSPAIGPLIGGLVDQFAGWRGNFVVLVAMGLGLLVYCYRLLPETKSTAALSLASFKQVARQFVGDRRLYGYVTLIGCSNGIIFSFYAEAPFIFIEYMHYTPGQYGLMGLAIAGSNIVASYLSHRLNHRLIRPESIMLVGCLIILTASLGLSVWGYWKLFAHSPAIHLAILVGCIALLFFGIGLLIPNALSQSLIDYQKAVGTAGALLGLLYYLLIAGLTFLMGYLHNGSIVTMPLFFLGLSGIMLMAFYAWVEVRVNIVANI